The genomic DNA AGGTCCCATATCTGATGGTCGCCTCCTTCATCCGTCGGATGTTGTCCAGCGGCGTCTTGTAGGGAAGCTCGCAGCCCGGGGCGAGGATGAATCCCGGAGCGTCGCCCCATAGCCCGATGACCCTTCTCACCTCCGCCTCCACCTCATCCGGGGTCCTCTTGAACAGCAGGTTCATGTGATCGATGCCGGCCATCATGCAGGTCTTGCCCTTGACGAAGGAGAACATCTCCGGCACGTCCACGGCGACCAAGTGGATGTGGATGGCGCTCGGGTGCAGCTCTACCTGCGATCGGTAGAAGGGCAAGGCGGAGCAGTTGTGGATGATGGTGCGCAGTCCGAGCTTATGGTACGAGCTCATGACCTGCCCCAGGTACTTGCGGTCGAAGCCTTCGTACATCTCCAAGGAGACCATCTCCTCGCCCGCCGTACCGTTCTCTAGGAACACGTCCTCCAGGCCGATCTTGTTGATGTGCTCTCCGTAAGCCTTGGCGCTTTCTGTCAAAGCTCGAAGAAGATGATGCACCAGGTCAGGGTTCTGGAAGTAGGCCATCATGAGGTTCTCCATGCCCACCACCTCCGAGGCGATGACGGTGGGGGAGTCGATGCATCCCAGCACGTCCACCTCCTCCCCGACCTCTGCCAGCATAAGCTTCGCCGCTTTCAGGGGCACGGACCAATGCTTGTCCTGCATTGGGTCGACCGGCCTGATCTCTCCCACCTTGGATATCGGCACGTACTTGTCCGGGCGGGGATAGAAACGGGGGTCGGTGAACTTCCAGGTGGTGCCGTGGGCCTGCGCTTCCACGAGGATGTCCCCCCAGCCGGCCATGACGTTGTCGAAGCCGAACTGCCTATACGCCTCCAAGGAGAGTCTAGCGAACACCTCCGGATCATCGAAGCCGTTCTTGGTCACCAGGTCCGTGGCCTTCTGGAGGTAGCTGGCTGCACCGAGGTGTTGATAGAAGAGGGGGATGCGGTCCGGGGTCTCCATGCGCAGGGCGGCCTGGAACCGCTGCTTGGGCGTCATATGAAGTCCAACGGAGGTAACGCCATAAAAAAGGTTGCGAAGCAATACGTCTCTAGCGAGCTTTTTTCGGCGCTCTCGGCTCGCTCATCCAGACATGTGAATATTTGGTTTTCAAACCACGTTCAATCCCAAGTCTAGATTTAAATACGCGCAGACGATACCAATGCGAGTGATTCCCAATGGGTTATGGCATTGCTCTTGACCTCGGCACGAGTGGTTATCGAACTCATCTCGTCGACCTTTCCCAAAACGGCAAGATCGTTTCCACGGCCATCACCATGAGGCATCCCTTGCCGGGTGCCAATATCATGGACCACCTGCATTTCTGGATGGAGAACGGCTCGGAGGTCGGGCACCGCATCATTGCGAAGACGGTGGACAAGCTCATCGGCCTACACAACACGGACCCGGGAGAGATCCGGACCATGGCCATCTGCGGCAATCCCGCCCAGCTTTCCATGTTCGAGAACATCGAGATCCGCGATCTAGCCTATGCCGGCAAGTCATTGCTCAAGCGCCTCAACGTCGACGTGCCGAAGAGGCGGGCGCACACCCGGGTGGCGTCCGATTTAGGTCTATCATCCGTGCATCCGGAGTGCGAGGTGCGCATTCCCCCGTCCATTCGCCATGAGATCGGGGCCGATGCGTTGGCGATGATCATGAAGTCCCACATGCTGGAGCGTGATGAGACCTGCATAGTCACCGACTACGGCACCAACGCCGAAATGGGGTTGTACGTGGATGGTGAGCTCTACACCGGCTCAGCGGCCGCCGGGCCGGCCATGGAGGGGCAGAGCATCGAGTATGGCATGCTGGCCGCGCCGCACGCCATCTCCGACCTGGAGGTGCAGTCGGACGGCAGCTGGCGGAATTTCGTTCTGGACGAGAGGCTCAAGGCGCAGAAGGGAGCGGCCGTGGACGTGCGAACGGGCAAGATACGGGCCCCCAGCGGCATCAAGGCGCGCGGCATCACCGGTACCGGCGTGGTGGCGGCGGTCGCCCTCGGCCTGGAGACTGGCGTGATCAAGCTTCCCAACCTCACCACTCCGGATAAGAAGATCCATCTGCAGGACGGCGTCTTCATCACCGAGCACGACGTCCTGGAGGCGGGCAAGGCCATGGGTGCCATCCGCGCCGGGCACCGTACGCTAATAGAGGAAGTGGGCATCGACGACGAGGAGGTCAAGGCGATGTATTTGGCCGGCGCCTCGGGCACATATGTCGACCCGATCAAGGCGCAGACCGTGGGACTCGTTCCCCGAGTGCTCGAGCGCACCTACCAATGCGGCAACACCTCGCTCATGATGGCCTACGACCTGCTGGTGCAGGACGAGGCCTTGGACAAGATGCAGTCCGTGGCGGACGGCATGGCGGCCAAGCACATCATGTTCGCCACCAGCAAGGTGTTCGAGGACATCTATGTGAACGAAATAGCCTATTGGTTGGAGGGCATGCCAAGCGAATTGTTCAATAAATTGCTCAAGGACAAAGGCTATCGTCCGCTACCAGAGATAAAGAGGCCCAAGGAGACGCTCCGCATAGTCTCCTCTGACATACCGATCCTAGGGGACAAAGGGCTGAAGACATTGGAGCACGTGGGCGTCTATCTCTTGGCCGAGCCAGAGGGCTGCAAGGGCTGCAAGAAGTGCATGCGGGAGTGCCCGGAACGGGCGCTACGCATCGAAAGGACGGACGAGGGCAAGTTCCGCTTGCGCATCGCCACCGAGTACTGCCTGGGCACCGCCTGCAAGAAATGCGAGTCCGTCTGCCCCGAACAGGTCATGCGGTTCAGCGACCTCAAGATCGTCCGCCGGGAGGAGACGGCGTGAGGATCGTCACCGTCGTCGACAACATGTGCGGGACCGCCTGCCAACCCTCACGATTGGTGCGCAGGCTGGACCGTCCAGACAGGCATTTCGTCTCCGAACAAGGACTTTCCATGCTGGTGGAGACGGACAACGGTCACAAGGTGCTGGTGGACGCCGGCGGGTCGGAGATGGTCTTCACCCACAACCTCAAGCTCATCGGTCTCGAGCCGAAGGACCTGACCGCCGTCTTCGTGACCCATGGCCACTATGACCATGTCGGCGGGCTCTCGCCGATCATAGAAGCGGGCATTCCTATCTATACTCACCCGAAGACCTTCGTGGGGAAGAGGTACTCCACGGCCGGAGAGGTCAAGACCGATGTCTCCACGCCGCAGACCGTCATCGAGAAATTGGGAAAAGCGCAGCTGCATTTCGTGAGCACTTCGACCGAGATCTTGCCGGGTGTGCGCATCTCGGGGGAAGTTCCTCGCGTCACCGACTTCGAGCAGACGGTCAACTTCCTAAGAGAGGAAGAGGGCAAGGTCTTCGAGGACCAGGTGTCGGACGAGCAAGCTCTCTACGTCTCCACCAAGCGTGGATTGGTGATCATCGCTGGTTGCGCTCACCCGGGGATAGTGAACATGGTCACCCACGCCAAGAAGTCCACCGGCAGCAAGATACACATGGCCATCGGCGGATTCCATCTCTCCGGCTCGACCCAGGAGAGGGTGCGCAAGACCATGGACCAGCTGAAGAACCTGGGCGTGGACCGCATCGCTCCCATGCACTGCTCCGGCTTCGAGGCCATGAAGATGTTCTCCGACAGGTTCGTCGGCTTCGAGCTCATGCCTGCGGGCAGCGAGATCGAGCTGGGCTGAGTCGAATTGGCCGATCGGATAGAGCCTCTTCCTTCTGATTGCCTAGATGTCCTGCACCGATTGCTCAAGGAGCTCGTCCGCGAAGGCAGCGGCGTGCATCGCCCTGCGACAATACTCGATCGGTCCGTACATCACGAAGTCCGCCCCGGCCATCATGGGCATGACCACCGAGGCCACGTCCACGTAGCGATAGATCTTCCGGTCTTCCCCCTTCAGCTTCGTCAGGGGCGGGAACGACTCCACGGCGTTATGGAGGGCGCAACCGCTGGGCAGACCCCATTTGGCCTTGGAGAGGGTAATGGCCCGCAAGGCGGCACCCGCGTTCTGCTCTGTCGCCATCACCGCCAGGTCCAGAAGCGGTTTCTTGATGCCCGCCTGCCCGGCGATATCGATCAACCCTCGCTCAAGCAGCCCGCCTCCGTTCTCCAGCAGGTAGATCTTGCCCTTGACGGCGATGTCCATAGGGTTGAAGGCTAGGAGCATGGCCGCCTCCACCCCGCACTCTTTCACCCCTTCCAGCTCCTTTGCCGTAAGGCCGGCGTTCAAGGTGTTGTAGACCACTCGATCGAGCACACCGATCCTGCTCGCCTCCGAGCAACCGCTCACCCTCACCTCCCAAGAGGGCGAATCAACGAACAGCGGCAACTTCGAGAGGTCGGCCACCTGATGGAGGTGAGCGGACATGGCTTGCTTAGTTTCAGCATAGACCATGACCGCCGGAGGAACATTCGTCTCATCCATGGCCGAGTGCAACCGGTTCAGCGTATCCTCCACCGACTGCTTCTTGCACTTGCCGGTCACGCGGTCCTCGACGATGCTGTGACCAGGATAGAACAAAGAGCCGATGAGCACGGTCCTTTTCTTTCCAGGCTGACCGCCGAAATCCACTCCGCCTATCTTGAAGCTGGTCTGTTGGTTCAAGAATCTCATCATCTCAGGTACCTCCGCGATAGTATGATCTTAGACGCTCCGCGAACTCCACCGAGGGCGCCTCTCGCACCAAACCGTCCACCGCGTCCAGGAACACACCGAACTCGGACGAAAGGGTGACGAGGCTCGCTTCGGTGCTGAGCCTCTCAGACGGGAATCGCAACATCTGGCTAGTGAAATCGATGGCCATGTTATCGATGGACTTGATGGCTTTTGTGGCCTCCAAACGCAGGGCGCGGCTGTGCACCACCATTCCTTCCTTTCCGTAGTGGCCAGGATCGCGGGTCAAGCAATCCTCGACCGTCCGGAGGAGTTCCGCCGTGCGTTCGGCGTCGAAAAGGTACTCAGGGTTGAAGGCGACGATTTCCTCCGCCTCCTTGGGGTGCACCAGGTCGATGACCTCCACCTGGTCCCGGAACCGGTCCACCGCCTCCCGAGGGATGTTGCAGAGATAGGGGATGGCCGATTTGGCTCCGATGATGCGCATCCGTTCGTCCACTCCGTTCTGCTTCAGTTTCGTGATTGCATCGGAGGGAAAATGTCCGAACTCCTCCTTGCCACATGCGATCAGAAAGCGGATGTGAGGGTTGGAGATGACATTGACCACCACCTTCTCAATGCCCAGGTTCTCGGTCTTCAAGGTGCCAATGATGGAATATCGGTCCTTGGGCAGCTCCACCACGCCCCGACCGATAACCACGATGGCCACTGAGCTGTCCCTTGTGCCCAGTTCGTAGGTACCGCTGAAAGGTGGCCAGCTCTCATTCATGTATTCATTACTCCCTAGAAGCACATTTCTGAATCCGCCCACTCGCTATTTATACCGCACGGGCGACGTGCCCACCTGGCGCTCCCCTCCCTCGCGCGGGGAGAGGGCAAAAAAGTAAAAGCAACACCGTTAAATAATCACCGCCTGTATCATATCCAGAGGTGGTAACCTGGACTATGTGCAGATATCGAAGAGGTTCATGGAAATCATCGGTCTTCAGTTCGAACCGGTGGCCGTGAACCTCATAAAGAGCGGAGAGCAGCTGCCCTCAGGATACAACGAGCCCGATAAACCCGTGAGGCACTGCCAATCGATTATGAGAGCGAGGAAGGGCGAGCAGCTGCTCATCCC from Methanomassiliicoccales archaeon includes the following:
- a CDS encoding methylamine methyltransferase corrinoid protein reductive activase, with the translated sequence MGYGIALDLGTSGYRTHLVDLSQNGKIVSTAITMRHPLPGANIMDHLHFWMENGSEVGHRIIAKTVDKLIGLHNTDPGEIRTMAICGNPAQLSMFENIEIRDLAYAGKSLLKRLNVDVPKRRAHTRVASDLGLSSVHPECEVRIPPSIRHEIGADALAMIMKSHMLERDETCIVTDYGTNAEMGLYVDGELYTGSAAAGPAMEGQSIEYGMLAAPHAISDLEVQSDGSWRNFVLDERLKAQKGAAVDVRTGKIRAPSGIKARGITGTGVVAAVALGLETGVIKLPNLTTPDKKIHLQDGVFITEHDVLEAGKAMGAIRAGHRTLIEEVGIDDEEVKAMYLAGASGTYVDPIKAQTVGLVPRVLERTYQCGNTSLMMAYDLLVQDEALDKMQSVADGMAAKHIMFATSKVFEDIYVNEIAYWLEGMPSELFNKLLKDKGYRPLPEIKRPKETLRIVSSDIPILGDKGLKTLEHVGVYLLAEPEGCKGCKKCMRECPERALRIERTDEGKFRLRIATEYCLGTACKKCESVCPEQVMRFSDLKIVRREETA
- a CDS encoding MBL fold metallo-hydrolase, producing the protein MRIVTVVDNMCGTACQPSRLVRRLDRPDRHFVSEQGLSMLVETDNGHKVLVDAGGSEMVFTHNLKLIGLEPKDLTAVFVTHGHYDHVGGLSPIIEAGIPIYTHPKTFVGKRYSTAGEVKTDVSTPQTVIEKLGKAQLHFVSTSTEILPGVRISGEVPRVTDFEQTVNFLREEEGKVFEDQVSDEQALYVSTKRGLVIIAGCAHPGIVNMVTHAKKSTGSKIHMAIGGFHLSGSTQERVRKTMDQLKNLGVDRIAPMHCSGFEAMKMFSDRFVGFELMPAGSEIELG